A DNA window from Paenibacillus sp. HWE-109 contains the following coding sequences:
- the katA gene encoding catalase KatA — protein sequence MSEDKKKLTTSWGAPVGDNQNSITAGSRGPTLIQDVHLLEKLAHFNRERVPERVVHAKGAGAHGYFEVTQDLTSYTKASLFAEVGKRTPLFVRFSTVAGENGSSDTVRDPRGFAVKFYTDEGNYDLVGNNTPVFFIRDAIKFPDFIHTQKRHPQTHLKNPNAVWDFWSLSPESLHQVTILMSDRGIPATLRHMHGFGSHTFKWVNAEGQGVWVKYHFKTEQGVQNLAPEVAAKLAADNPDYHTEDLFNAIAQGDFPSWKLSVQIMPIEDADVYRFDPFDVTKVWSQKDYPLIEVGRMVLDRNPENYFAEVEQATFSPGTFVPGIEASPDKMLQGRLFAYGDAHRYRVGANHQSLPINRPHSEVNTYQRDGQMRADNNGGGSVYYEPNSAGGPAESAAHKTSPYEVGGAADSVAYDHNDHYTQPGDLYRLLSEEERTRLVQTIVGAMQPVESDEIKRRQIGHFYKADPEYGIRIAEGLGLSIPE from the coding sequence ATGAGCGAGGACAAGAAAAAACTTACTACGAGTTGGGGAGCTCCTGTCGGAGATAATCAAAACTCGATAACCGCAGGTTCGCGAGGTCCGACGTTAATTCAGGACGTCCATCTGTTAGAGAAGTTGGCCCATTTCAACCGGGAACGTGTGCCGGAGCGGGTCGTACATGCGAAGGGGGCTGGCGCTCACGGGTATTTTGAAGTGACGCAGGATTTGACGTCATATACGAAAGCTAGTTTGTTCGCGGAGGTTGGCAAACGGACACCGCTGTTTGTTCGATTTTCCACGGTTGCAGGCGAAAATGGCTCGTCAGACACCGTGCGAGACCCCCGCGGCTTTGCGGTGAAATTTTATACGGATGAAGGGAATTATGACTTGGTTGGCAATAATACGCCTGTCTTTTTCATCCGCGATGCCATCAAGTTTCCTGACTTTATCCATACGCAGAAGCGTCACCCGCAAACGCATTTGAAGAATCCGAATGCCGTTTGGGATTTCTGGTCGCTATCACCGGAATCGCTGCATCAAGTGACAATTCTGATGTCGGACAGAGGAATTCCTGCTACGCTTAGGCATATGCACGGGTTCGGCAGTCACACGTTCAAATGGGTCAATGCCGAGGGGCAAGGCGTCTGGGTGAAGTATCATTTTAAAACGGAACAAGGAGTGCAGAATTTAGCCCCGGAGGTGGCAGCGAAGCTTGCTGCGGATAATCCGGATTATCATACGGAAGATTTGTTTAATGCGATTGCTCAAGGGGATTTCCCTTCATGGAAATTGTCCGTGCAGATCATGCCGATTGAGGATGCAGATGTGTATCGTTTTGACCCATTTGATGTAACGAAGGTTTGGTCGCAGAAAGATTATCCGCTCATTGAAGTGGGTCGTATGGTGTTGGATCGGAACCCGGAGAACTATTTTGCAGAAGTTGAGCAAGCTACTTTCTCGCCGGGCACTTTCGTGCCAGGGATTGAAGCTTCGCCGGATAAAATGCTGCAAGGCCGCTTATTCGCTTATGGTGATGCCCACCGCTACAGGGTAGGGGCCAATCATCAGTCCTTGCCGATTAACCGGCCGCATAGTGAAGTGAATACGTACCAGCGGGATGGTCAAATGCGAGCGGACAACAATGGCGGAGGTTCTGTTTATTATGAACCGAACAGTGCCGGTGGACCTGCTGAATCGGCAGCTCATAAAACGAGTCCTTACGAAGTCGGCGGCGCTGCGGATAGTGTGGCCTATGATCACAATGATCATTACACTCAGCCAGGGGATTTATACCGTTTGCTCAGTGAAGAGGAGCGAACGCGACTGGTTCAAACTATCGTGGGCGCTATGCAGCCAGTCGAGAGTGATGAAATCAAACGAAGACAGATTGGTCATTTCTATAAAGCTGATCCTGAATACGGTATCCGTATTGCAGAGGGGCTTGGTTTATCCATACCGGAATAA
- a CDS encoding glycerate kinase has protein sequence MKIVIAPDSFKGSLSAREAAAAIEQGILLAAPQAETVLIPMADGGEGTRDSLINTTRGTTYAVEVLGPLGQEITAEYGVLGDGTTCVIEMADASGLCLIPSDQRNPLLTTTYGTGQLIKHALDSGYREFILAIGGSATNDGGAGMLQALGLELLDEAGQPVGAGGQALARIRQINGTRLDSRIQASRFTIASDVTNPFIGPRGASAVFGPQKGATPAMVAELDEALHHWADQMEQSTGIAVHHLPSAGAAGGLSGACLAFFPSTVRPGIEIVMEKTQLHAQLAGADLVITGEGRTDAQTASGKAPMGIAQAAQRLGIPVFVLAGSVGDGIEALYAHGITSIHSIMDGPMQLEDAMQRTAELLSHTAEQVLRTYLAGRHA, from the coding sequence TTGAAAATTGTGATTGCACCTGATTCTTTCAAGGGCAGCCTAAGCGCGCGAGAAGCGGCTGCCGCTATCGAACAAGGAATCCTTCTGGCAGCGCCGCAAGCGGAAACCGTACTTATCCCGATGGCCGATGGGGGAGAAGGAACACGCGATAGTTTGATTAATACTACGCGCGGGACTACTTATGCGGTCGAAGTGCTGGGTCCGCTCGGCCAAGAGATAACCGCCGAATATGGTGTTCTTGGGGACGGAACCACTTGCGTGATTGAAATGGCGGACGCGTCAGGCTTATGTTTGATACCGTCCGATCAACGCAATCCGCTGCTGACTACCACCTATGGTACAGGTCAATTGATTAAGCATGCCCTGGATAGCGGCTATCGTGAATTTATTCTTGCTATCGGCGGCAGCGCGACCAATGATGGCGGCGCGGGCATGCTGCAAGCGCTGGGATTGGAACTGCTCGATGAAGCCGGACAGCCTGTGGGAGCTGGCGGACAAGCACTAGCGCGTATTCGGCAAATCAATGGCACGCGTCTGGATTCGCGAATCCAGGCATCGCGGTTTACGATTGCTTCGGATGTGACGAATCCTTTTATCGGGCCACGTGGCGCTTCAGCTGTGTTTGGCCCCCAAAAAGGCGCGACCCCAGCCATGGTGGCAGAGTTGGATGAAGCTCTCCATCACTGGGCGGACCAGATGGAGCAGAGTACCGGCATCGCGGTTCATCATCTGCCGAGTGCAGGGGCAGCAGGCGGGCTAAGCGGCGCTTGCCTGGCTTTCTTTCCATCAACGGTGCGCCCGGGGATTGAGATTGTTATGGAGAAGACCCAGCTTCACGCTCAGCTGGCTGGTGCTGACCTCGTCATCACGGGAGAAGGGCGAACGGATGCGCAGACAGCTTCAGGCAAAGCGCCGATGGGTATTGCACAAGCAGCGCAAAGACTGGGGATTCCAGTCTTTGTTCTGGCCGGCTCTGTCGGTGACGGCATAGAGGCGCTATATGCGCATGGCATCACGAGCATCCACAGTATTATGGATGGTCCCATGCAGCTCGAGGACGCGATGCAGCGCACGGCCGAATTGCTATCGCACACAGCGGAGCAGGTGCTTAGGACTTATCTGGCTGGGCGGCATGCCTAG
- a CDS encoding NAD(P)-dependent oxidoreductase — protein MVFNPSQTAIGLIGTGVMGKSMASHFMQAGYQVHIYNRTKSKAQDLIEQGAQWQVSPGELAERCQVIVTMVGFPSDVDEIYFGQNGILSHVKQGSYLVDMTTSSPILAKRIYDEALSKQVFSLDAPVSGGDIGAREARLSIMVGGAREVFDEVLPLFEKLGTNIVYQGAAGAGQHTKMCNQIAIASNMMGVVEALVYAQKAGLDPTTVLKNIESGAAGSWSLSNLAPRIIAGNFAPGFYVKHFIKDMKIALQVADEMNLTLPGLSLAKSLYEQLAASGEEDSGTHALFKLISN, from the coding sequence GTGGTTTTCAATCCGTCGCAAACAGCTATTGGCTTAATCGGTACAGGTGTTATGGGTAAAAGTATGGCAAGCCATTTTATGCAAGCGGGGTATCAAGTACATATTTACAATCGCACGAAATCTAAGGCGCAGGATTTGATCGAACAAGGTGCTCAGTGGCAGGTATCGCCTGGCGAGTTGGCTGAGCGGTGTCAGGTTATTGTAACCATGGTAGGGTTTCCTTCGGACGTGGATGAGATATATTTTGGTCAGAACGGGATTCTCTCCCATGTTAAACAAGGAAGTTATTTAGTCGATATGACGACATCAAGTCCAATTCTGGCTAAACGCATCTACGATGAGGCCTTGTCGAAGCAAGTGTTTTCCTTGGATGCGCCTGTTTCCGGAGGGGATATCGGTGCCAGAGAAGCCCGCTTATCGATCATGGTTGGCGGAGCTCGTGAAGTTTTCGATGAAGTGCTGCCTTTATTTGAAAAGTTGGGCACGAACATTGTGTACCAAGGAGCGGCAGGAGCCGGCCAGCATACCAAAATGTGCAACCAGATCGCCATTGCCAGCAATATGATGGGTGTCGTGGAAGCTCTTGTCTATGCCCAAAAAGCGGGGCTCGACCCAACGACTGTGCTCAAAAATATAGAATCCGGCGCTGCGGGCAGCTGGTCTTTAAGCAACTTGGCTCCGCGTATTATTGCAGGCAATTTTGCGCCAGGTTTTTATGTGAAACATTTTATCAAGGATATGAAAATTGCTTTGCAGGTTGCAGATGAAATGAATCTTACATTGCCGGGACTTTCTTTGGCGAAATCACTTTACGAGCAGCTAGCCGCAAGCGGCGAAGAGGATAGCGGTACGCATGCGTTGTTTAAATTAATTTCTAACTAG
- a CDS encoding glycoside hydrolase family 2 TIM barrel-domain containing protein yields MANKFVYTAPVNGYPEWNNNPQIFQLNRMAAHATLMPYKSESEALTGNREASDAYQSLNGTWKFHFAENAEGRPELFYQNDFDSSSWADMEVPSHWQLQGFDFPQYTNIIYPWVGHEDIKPPFAPVKYNPVGSYTRSFTVPAAWADRPVYLSFQGVESAFYVWVNGDLVGFSQDSFTPADFDITPYLVEGENKLAVEVYRWSDASWLEDQDFWRLSGIFRDVYLYATPVTHIADFFVNTDLDEAFEDAQLRVRAKISNYDTLGKGTRSVEAQLYDSELKPLWSKPLSVQVSVDGADLQEIELATKVERPAKWSAENPYLYTLVLSLKDEQGILLETESCKIGFRKFEIQDGLMKINGERVVFKGVNRHEFDTDRGRSVDKESMLADILLMKQYNINAVRTSHYPNNPYWYELCDQYGLYVIDETNLETHGSWTYMQETEGEAVPGSKPEWTEAVLDRANSMLQRDKNHPSIVIWSLGNESFGGDNFIKMHDFLREADPSRVVHYEGVFHFRASEASSDIESQMYSKIEKIEEYAKMNHKKPFILCEYSHAMGNSCGNLSKYWELFDQYPVLQGGFIWDWIDQSIRTTTPDGITYQAYGGDFGDTPNDGNFCGNGLIFADRTVSPKLYEVKKCYQNAKFEAVDLAKGQVKVTNQFLFTDLDEFAWTWSIARNGVLAGEEKRGQFSVKPGETAVIELALDKLELLSPKDEFVLTISLQLNEDTLWAKQGHEVAWEQYVLPVSKFARTYTDQLAQAQTAAAVSVEDAVHIEATESGILLKGSNFTLQFDKATGDITSYVYEGTSLFLSGPVPNFWRAYTDNDRGNQHHIRCAPWKEAASSRTLTSLQVRNNWEGQAEVRVRYELATQPASDVQLVYTVSANGEVEVRMELTPGTQLPEIPEIGVLFQLDRSFENLSWYGRGPHENYWDRAVGAKLAQHSGTVEEQMVPYLRPQECGNKTDVRSATLTNAAGRGLLITGLPTVELNALPYTPTELEAYDHTYKLPTSDKVVVRVNYKQMGVGGDDSWGARTHPEFTLFANRTYAYAFTFKGI; encoded by the coding sequence ATGGCTAATAAGTTCGTCTATACAGCACCTGTAAACGGGTATCCGGAATGGAACAACAACCCGCAGATTTTTCAATTAAATCGCATGGCGGCGCATGCCACATTAATGCCTTATAAATCCGAAAGCGAAGCGCTCACGGGGAATCGCGAAGCTTCTGATGCTTATCAATCGTTAAATGGGACTTGGAAATTTCATTTTGCCGAGAACGCTGAGGGACGTCCGGAATTGTTTTATCAAAATGATTTTGACAGCTCATCTTGGGCTGATATGGAAGTGCCTTCCCACTGGCAGCTGCAAGGGTTTGATTTCCCGCAATATACGAACATTATCTACCCTTGGGTGGGACATGAGGATATTAAGCCGCCTTTTGCACCGGTTAAATATAATCCAGTTGGCTCTTATACGCGCAGTTTCACAGTGCCCGCAGCATGGGCGGATCGGCCTGTTTATCTAAGTTTTCAAGGGGTAGAATCAGCTTTCTACGTTTGGGTGAATGGTGATTTGGTCGGTTTCAGCCAAGATTCCTTTACACCCGCAGATTTTGATATTACGCCTTACTTGGTTGAAGGTGAAAATAAGCTTGCTGTTGAGGTATATCGCTGGAGTGATGCTAGTTGGCTCGAGGATCAAGATTTCTGGCGGCTAAGCGGGATCTTCCGTGATGTCTATCTATACGCGACACCAGTTACTCATATTGCTGATTTCTTTGTCAATACAGATTTGGATGAAGCCTTTGAAGATGCGCAATTGCGAGTTCGAGCGAAGATCAGCAACTATGATACGCTTGGCAAGGGAACACGAAGTGTTGAAGCGCAATTATATGACAGTGAGCTGAAGCCTTTGTGGAGCAAGCCGCTCTCTGTTCAAGTGTCTGTGGATGGGGCAGACCTGCAAGAGATTGAACTTGCAACCAAAGTTGAACGTCCAGCTAAATGGAGTGCAGAGAATCCGTATCTCTACACGCTGGTTTTGAGTTTAAAGGATGAGCAGGGTATTCTGTTGGAGACGGAAAGCTGCAAGATTGGATTCCGTAAATTTGAAATCCAAGACGGGCTAATGAAGATCAACGGTGAGCGGGTTGTGTTTAAAGGCGTGAACCGTCATGAGTTTGACACGGACCGCGGTCGCTCGGTAGATAAAGAAAGTATGTTGGCCGATATTTTGTTGATGAAACAATATAATATTAATGCCGTTCGTACCTCACACTATCCGAATAATCCATATTGGTACGAGTTATGTGATCAATATGGCTTGTATGTCATCGATGAAACCAATCTCGAGACACACGGTTCCTGGACCTATATGCAGGAAACAGAAGGAGAGGCTGTGCCAGGCAGCAAGCCGGAATGGACAGAAGCTGTGCTGGATCGGGCGAATTCGATGCTTCAGAGGGACAAAAATCATCCGTCTATCGTGATCTGGTCACTTGGTAATGAGTCCTTTGGTGGCGATAACTTTATTAAAATGCATGACTTCCTGCGTGAAGCGGATCCTTCCCGAGTCGTTCACTATGAAGGCGTATTTCACTTCCGCGCATCAGAAGCTTCTTCTGATATTGAGAGCCAGATGTATTCCAAGATTGAGAAAATTGAGGAATATGCCAAAATGAATCACAAGAAACCATTTATTCTATGTGAATACAGCCATGCAATGGGGAACTCTTGTGGTAATTTATCTAAGTATTGGGAGTTATTCGACCAGTACCCAGTTCTTCAAGGTGGATTTATTTGGGATTGGATTGATCAATCGATCCGTACCACAACGCCCGATGGCATCACTTATCAAGCTTATGGCGGTGATTTCGGAGATACGCCGAATGACGGCAACTTCTGCGGCAATGGTCTAATCTTCGCAGACCGAACGGTCTCACCGAAATTATATGAGGTTAAAAAGTGCTATCAGAATGCCAAATTTGAAGCGGTCGATCTGGCCAAAGGCCAAGTAAAAGTAACGAATCAATTCCTATTCACAGATTTGGATGAGTTTGCATGGACGTGGAGTATCGCTCGTAATGGCGTCTTAGCAGGCGAAGAGAAACGTGGTCAATTCTCTGTTAAGCCAGGAGAAACGGCTGTTATCGAGCTTGCTCTGGATAAGTTAGAACTGCTGTCACCTAAGGACGAATTCGTGCTGACGATTAGTTTGCAGTTGAATGAAGATACACTGTGGGCGAAGCAAGGCCATGAAGTCGCCTGGGAACAGTATGTTCTGCCTGTGAGCAAATTTGCAAGAACCTACACAGATCAGTTGGCACAGGCCCAAACGGCTGCTGCCGTATCGGTTGAGGATGCGGTTCATATTGAAGCTACGGAATCAGGCATTCTTTTGAAAGGCAGCAATTTCACACTGCAATTCGATAAAGCTACCGGAGATATCACATCGTATGTATACGAGGGTACATCGTTGTTTCTGTCGGGTCCTGTGCCTAATTTCTGGCGTGCTTACACGGATAATGATCGTGGCAACCAGCATCACATTCGCTGTGCGCCATGGAAAGAAGCAGCTAGCAGCCGAACGCTGACGAGTCTTCAAGTGCGGAATAACTGGGAAGGTCAGGCAGAAGTGCGTGTGCGCTATGAGTTAGCCACTCAGCCGGCTTCGGATGTTCAATTGGTTTATACGGTCTCTGCGAATGGAGAGGTAGAAGTTCGCATGGAGCTTACGCCTGGAACGCAATTGCCGGAGATTCCAGAGATCGGCGTCCTCTTCCAATTAGACCGCTCCTTCGAGAATTTGAGCTGGTATGGCCGTGGCCCTCACGAGAACTACTGGGATCGGGCAGTCGGGGCGAAATTGGCTCAACACAGTGGAACTGTAGAAGAGCAAATGGTTCCTTACCTGCGACCGCAGGAATGTGGAAATAAAACGGATGTGCGTTCAGCTACGTTAACTAATGCCGCGGGCCGCGGGCTCCTGATTACAGGTTTGCCAACCGTGGAGCTGAATGCACTGCCTTATACACCTACGGAATTGGAAGCCTATGACCATACGTATAAGCTGCCAACAAGCGACAAAGTCGTGGTGCGCGTGAACTACAAGCAAATGGGAGTTGGCGGCGACGATAGCTGGGGCGCGAGAACGCATCCGGAATTCACGTTGTTTGCGAATCGAACGTATGCCTATGCTTTCACATTCAAGGGGATTTAG
- a CDS encoding AraC family transcriptional regulator, with the protein MAIDYRKFFVITETDRKLPLILETVGYENDQQFYKREEGYPCFHWLQTIEGSGEIILENGAVKLAENQGMLLPAGVTHEYKVPSAKWSTWYVTFDGALAASIVYALEIPLSTAISWGPDSPLATIHEYYYEKYRYSYDFTGMNGSLEVYQFLTLLKKHGNVNKSASFSQSHERLLPLLFQLEISYASSDIGLPWMSQILGVSPQHINTLFRKAFGLSPYQYLLQLRLQKSKEFLIAQPDQTVKQIADATGFLDASHFISTFRKSIGLTPEVFRNQYSKKNQQEEPR; encoded by the coding sequence ATGGCTATTGATTATCGCAAATTTTTCGTCATCACCGAAACAGATCGCAAGCTTCCCCTCATCTTGGAAACGGTCGGCTACGAAAACGATCAGCAATTTTATAAGCGTGAGGAAGGCTATCCATGTTTCCATTGGCTTCAAACGATCGAGGGCAGCGGAGAGATCATTCTAGAGAACGGAGCGGTTAAACTGGCAGAAAATCAGGGGATGCTGCTGCCCGCGGGTGTGACGCACGAATACAAGGTGCCATCCGCCAAGTGGTCAACCTGGTATGTAACGTTCGACGGCGCTTTGGCCGCCTCAATCGTCTACGCACTCGAAATCCCGTTATCCACAGCTATTAGTTGGGGACCCGATTCCCCTCTCGCTACTATTCACGAATATTATTACGAAAAATACCGTTACAGCTACGACTTCACTGGGATGAATGGATCGCTCGAGGTGTATCAATTCCTTACGCTGCTCAAAAAGCATGGGAACGTCAACAAAAGCGCCTCCTTCTCTCAAAGCCATGAGCGCCTTCTTCCCTTGCTGTTTCAATTGGAGATCAGCTACGCTTCTTCCGATATTGGGCTGCCATGGATGTCACAAATTCTCGGCGTCAGCCCTCAGCATATCAATACCTTATTCCGCAAAGCATTCGGACTGTCGCCCTACCAATACTTGCTGCAGCTTCGCTTGCAGAAGTCCAAGGAGTTCCTGATCGCCCAACCCGATCAAACGGTGAAACAAATTGCCGATGCAACCGGATTTCTCGATGCTTCTCATTTCATTTCAACCTTCCGCAAATCCATCGGCTTAACGCCCGAAGTATTTCGCAATCAATACAGCAAAAAGAACCAACAGGAGGAACCCCGTTAG
- a CDS encoding 50S ribosomal protein L25, which produces MSTTILLSERTEPVKKLRAQGQIPAVVYSSRMDSEHVTVPEKEIRASLKRNPHAILQVTLPSNTNQPVIVHHVQKDSLTGQLLHIDFLQIDMQQNLDTSLAVHLTGEARGTKEGGILQIETNEVMIRCMPDKLPEHLTLDVSHLGIGEHLTVADLDIPKDVEVLSDPEIILVTILGIQKLDEAVESKAEQEDEAVASDV; this is translated from the coding sequence ATGAGTACAACGATTTTGTTATCCGAAAGAACTGAACCTGTCAAGAAGCTGCGGGCACAGGGGCAGATCCCTGCTGTAGTTTACAGCTCCCGCATGGACTCCGAACATGTTACTGTCCCGGAAAAAGAAATCCGTGCATCACTGAAGCGTAATCCGCATGCGATTTTACAAGTCACTCTGCCTTCCAATACGAATCAGCCCGTTATCGTTCACCACGTCCAGAAGGACAGCTTGACTGGCCAACTGCTGCATATTGATTTTCTGCAAATCGATATGCAACAAAATCTCGATACATCTCTAGCGGTTCACTTGACTGGAGAAGCGCGAGGAACCAAAGAAGGCGGTATCCTGCAGATCGAAACGAATGAGGTCATGATCCGCTGTATGCCGGATAAACTGCCGGAGCATCTTACGCTGGATGTCAGCCATTTAGGAATTGGTGAACATTTGACCGTTGCTGATCTAGACATTCCAAAGGATGTAGAGGTGCTTTCCGATCCAGAAATCATTTTGGTAACGATCCTTGGAATTCAGAAACTGGACGAGGCTGTCGAATCCAAAGCTGAACAAGAAGACGAAGCCGTGGCATCCGATGTCTAA
- a CDS encoding GntR family transcriptional regulator, whose translation MPVPVNFSTPIRLSAKERAFSQIQRWIIEGTLHPGEKLIDADLAESLAVSRTPIREAFQLLEVQGLVVMQPGKETRVTNIEKKDILKMYPTLAALHALAAEYAAAHIVPQQIEKLKSLNLQFREAIQNGEPYQAMELDEQFHQAIIEAADNNYVAAFSSSLQIHIRRFKYVFLKQPITGTLTSVEEHSAIIQALENGDANAAAAEMKQNFIRPMNELYALI comes from the coding sequence ATGCCCGTGCCTGTCAATTTTTCTACACCCATTCGCCTGTCGGCGAAGGAACGTGCTTTTTCGCAGATCCAACGATGGATTATCGAGGGGACTTTGCATCCTGGCGAGAAGTTGATCGATGCCGATTTGGCGGAGTCATTGGCTGTGAGTCGGACGCCGATCAGAGAGGCATTTCAGTTGTTAGAGGTGCAAGGCTTGGTTGTGATGCAGCCAGGTAAAGAAACGCGTGTGACGAACATTGAGAAAAAGGATATCCTGAAAATGTATCCAACACTTGCGGCATTGCATGCACTGGCTGCTGAATATGCAGCAGCGCATATCGTCCCGCAGCAGATTGAGAAGCTGAAATCGCTGAATCTGCAATTTAGGGAAGCTATCCAGAATGGGGAACCCTATCAAGCTATGGAATTGGACGAGCAATTTCATCAAGCCATTATCGAGGCAGCAGACAATAATTACGTAGCTGCATTCAGCTCTTCGCTGCAAATTCATATTCGACGCTTTAAATATGTCTTTCTCAAACAGCCGATTACGGGAACTTTAACTTCTGTAGAAGAGCATTCGGCTATCATTCAGGCCTTGGAAAACGGCGATGCAAATGCCGCGGCTGCAGAAATGAAACAGAATTTTATAAGACCTATGAATGAACTGTATGCCCTTATTTAA
- a CDS encoding DUF3231 family protein — protein sequence MTKTPDVYLSASEHSVLWATYMNDTMSICGIQYFLKHAEDEELRTLLEFAEEVSHKHIDKIKKLYIEVNYPVPQGFTESDVNLSAPRLFSDTIMLDYMLNMAKLGLNAFGIALSHSEREDTMAFFSDCLMETKELHNRTKVLAQKKGLYVRGPQLPTPTGIEFVHKQSFLGGLFSEKRPLIANEISNLTYNISRNVLGKALIMGFSQVAKSEDVQKYFIRGRDIAQKQIDIFSKFLNDNYLPTPMIMDSEVTDSQIPPFSEKLMMFHIAGLTATGIGQYGISVSQSPRRDIAATYTRLAAEIGHYAEDGANIMIANGWMEKPPQAADREALAQT from the coding sequence TTGACTAAGACGCCTGATGTCTATTTGTCAGCTTCTGAACACTCCGTTTTGTGGGCTACTTATATGAATGATACGATGTCTATTTGCGGCATACAATATTTTTTGAAACATGCCGAAGATGAGGAACTTCGAACTTTACTTGAATTCGCAGAGGAAGTCTCACACAAGCATATTGATAAAATAAAAAAGTTGTATATTGAAGTAAACTATCCGGTTCCTCAGGGTTTTACGGAGTCCGATGTGAATTTATCAGCACCTAGACTATTCTCCGACACGATTATGTTGGACTACATGCTTAACATGGCGAAACTTGGGCTTAATGCCTTCGGTATAGCACTTTCTCACTCGGAACGCGAAGATACGATGGCCTTCTTTTCGGACTGTTTGATGGAGACGAAAGAACTACATAATCGTACGAAAGTGCTTGCGCAAAAGAAAGGCTTATATGTTCGCGGTCCGCAGCTTCCAACACCAACAGGCATTGAATTCGTACATAAGCAAAGCTTTCTTGGCGGACTTTTTTCCGAAAAGAGACCGCTCATTGCCAATGAAATTTCAAATTTGACCTATAATATCAGCCGGAATGTGCTAGGCAAAGCGCTGATTATGGGCTTTAGCCAAGTCGCCAAATCGGAAGACGTTCAGAAATATTTTATTCGAGGCAGAGATATTGCTCAAAAGCAAATCGATATCTTTAGCAAATTTCTTAACGACAATTATTTGCCAACACCTATGATCATGGATTCCGAAGTGACCGATTCTCAAATTCCTCCATTTTCCGAGAAATTGATGATGTTTCACATCGCGGGACTCACGGCAACTGGAATCGGCCAATATGGCATCTCAGTTTCGCAAAGTCCTAGAAGGGATATAGCGGCCACCTATACCCGCTTGGCAGCGGAGATTGGTCACTATGCAGAAGATGGCGCGAATATCATGATTGCTAATGGGTGGATGGAGAAACCGCCACAAGCTGCGGATCGGGAGGCATTGGCGCAGACTTGA
- a CDS encoding sugar phosphate isomerase/epimerase family protein, translating to MKNPIGIMVDSLRLGIREGLKKAKELGADGVQIYAVSGEMDPDNLSPEARQELKAYIASLGLHISALCGDLGGHGFQDHTANAEKIEKSKRILDLAIDLGTTVVTTHIGVVPENSDDPVYQTMLEACEELGVYADSLGAYFAVETGPEPAAHLKSFLDKLSTKGVSVNFDPANMVMVTGDDPVQGVYTLKDYIVHTHVKDGVRLREVDPREVYGALGFEPMSHENIAAAAATGATYRELALGEGNVDFKSYFEALQAINYTGYLTIEREVGDKPEIDIANAIAFIRTYKE from the coding sequence ATGAAGAATCCAATTGGGATTATGGTGGATAGCCTGCGTCTAGGTATTCGTGAAGGTTTAAAGAAAGCTAAGGAGCTTGGGGCGGATGGGGTGCAAATCTATGCCGTTTCTGGTGAAATGGATCCGGACAACCTTTCGCCTGAAGCGCGTCAAGAATTAAAAGCCTATATCGCGTCTCTAGGTCTACATATCTCTGCCTTATGTGGTGATCTGGGCGGCCATGGCTTTCAGGATCATACCGCTAATGCAGAGAAAATTGAGAAATCCAAACGAATTCTAGACCTGGCCATCGATTTGGGCACAACTGTAGTTACGACTCACATTGGAGTCGTACCTGAGAACAGCGATGATCCTGTTTACCAAACGATGCTTGAGGCTTGCGAGGAACTTGGTGTATATGCAGACAGCTTGGGGGCATATTTTGCTGTGGAAACAGGTCCCGAACCCGCAGCACATTTGAAAAGTTTCCTTGATAAACTGTCCACTAAAGGTGTTTCGGTCAATTTTGACCCAGCCAACATGGTTATGGTGACGGGGGATGATCCTGTTCAAGGCGTATATACCTTGAAGGATTACATCGTTCATACCCATGTGAAGGATGGCGTGCGACTTCGAGAAGTAGATCCGCGTGAGGTGTACGGCGCTCTTGGTTTTGAACCGATGAGCCACGAGAACATTGCTGCAGCCGCGGCAACAGGTGCGACCTATCGGGAGCTTGCTTTGGGCGAAGGGAACGTTGATTTCAAAAGCTATTTTGAAGCGTTACAAGCTATTAACTATACAGGCTATCTAACAATCGAGCGTGAAGTTGGCGATAAACCGGAGATCGACATCGCCAATGCAATTGCCTTTATTCGTACGTACAAAGAATAG